A genomic window from Sporosarcina sp. Marseille-Q4063 includes:
- a CDS encoding ROK family protein has protein sequence MTYALGVDIGGTKVATVIIDKSGGILNRSEVISIPTDKEKMFGQVIKSIEMVLEESSVQIEEINGIGVGIPGKVDRGKGIAVYQNNLPWRNFPIVNRLKDYFSIENIVIDNDVYMATFAEWKVSNLNTEDTFVYLTVSTGISCSIIHEGSFLRGNGFAGEIGLFPVLSKKSASGMKSLERVASGPAIQKRVEKLFEDQNLTTKDLFEKYKDGNMDAIILMKEVVDSIAYGIYSIICLLDPHKIVVGGGVINNNPFILDLIKESMKKHLIPEQLHSLEALRTSKLKENSGIIGAGLKGIEYLS, from the coding sequence GTGACATATGCGTTAGGTGTCGATATTGGAGGTACGAAAGTTGCAACAGTAATAATTGATAAGTCTGGAGGAATATTGAACCGTTCAGAAGTGATAAGTATTCCAACCGATAAAGAAAAGATGTTTGGACAAGTTATTAAAAGTATTGAAATGGTGCTAGAAGAGTCATCCGTTCAAATTGAAGAAATCAATGGAATTGGGGTGGGGATTCCCGGAAAAGTTGATCGTGGAAAAGGTATTGCTGTTTATCAAAACAACTTACCTTGGCGGAACTTTCCGATTGTAAATCGATTAAAAGACTACTTTTCAATTGAAAACATTGTCATTGATAATGATGTCTACATGGCGACATTTGCAGAGTGGAAAGTTTCAAACTTAAATACAGAGGATACATTTGTTTACTTAACAGTTAGTACAGGTATTTCATGTTCGATTATCCACGAGGGCTCATTTCTACGTGGAAACGGTTTCGCCGGAGAAATTGGGTTATTCCCAGTCTTGTCAAAGAAATCGGCCAGTGGCATGAAGAGTTTGGAAAGAGTTGCATCTGGTCCTGCTATTCAAAAGCGAGTCGAAAAGTTATTTGAAGATCAAAATTTAACAACGAAGGATTTATTTGAAAAATACAAAGACGGGAATATGGATGCAATTATTTTAATGAAGGAGGTGGTTGATTCAATAGCATATGGTATTTATTCAATTATATGTTTGTTGGACCCACACAAAATTGTAGTCGGAGGCGGCGTCATTAATAATAACCCATTTATTTTAGATTTAATAAAAGAGTCCATGAAAAAACATTTAATTCCTGAACAACTACATAGCCTAGAGGCATTACGTACAAGTAAACTCAAAGAAAACTCTGGGATAATTGGGGCGGGATTAAAAGGAATTGAATATTTAAGCTAA
- a CDS encoding Gfo/Idh/MocA family protein, whose translation MIKVALLSRWHVHADDYVREINENKNISIKLVWDEEIIRGEEWAKELGVPFEKDLKAVLSNPEIDAVIVNTPTSLHKDVIVAAANNNKHIFTEKVLAFTAKDCDEIYQAVESAGVKLMVSLPRLTSNNFLYAEKALKENWIGKLTMIRCRFAHDGAVVSEGEESGWLPTRFFDQVQAGGGAMIDLGAHPIYLVNRLAGKAKAVYARLNKVISPKVDDNSALLVDYESGAIGIIETSFVSNSSPFQLELYGTIGTLLINEGDISVASENVNDGKLTKLTEALPELALPMEQWVDAILNGSTPTITKEDVINLSLLNEAAFLSNEEGRRVEVDKVK comes from the coding sequence TTGATTAAAGTAGCATTACTAAGTAGGTGGCATGTACATGCTGATGACTATGTACGTGAAATTAATGAAAATAAAAATATATCTATCAAGTTAGTTTGGGATGAAGAAATAATTCGTGGGGAAGAATGGGCTAAAGAATTAGGAGTACCATTTGAAAAAGATTTAAAAGCTGTGCTATCAAATCCTGAAATTGATGCAGTCATTGTAAATACGCCAACTAGCTTACATAAGGATGTTATTGTCGCTGCAGCGAATAATAACAAACATATATTTACCGAAAAAGTTTTGGCCTTTACAGCGAAAGACTGTGACGAAATTTATCAGGCTGTTGAATCAGCAGGAGTTAAATTAATGGTATCTTTACCACGATTAACGAGCAATAATTTCCTGTATGCCGAAAAGGCACTTAAGGAAAATTGGATTGGAAAACTAACGATGATTCGATGTCGATTCGCACATGATGGTGCTGTTGTATCAGAAGGAGAGGAAAGTGGGTGGCTACCTACTAGGTTTTTCGATCAAGTCCAAGCGGGTGGAGGTGCAATGATTGACCTGGGTGCACATCCTATTTATTTAGTAAATCGTCTAGCAGGGAAAGCGAAGGCTGTATATGCACGTCTGAATAAAGTTATTAGTCCTAAGGTGGATGACAACTCTGCGTTATTGGTAGATTATGAATCGGGTGCAATCGGTATCATAGAAACAAGTTTTGTTTCTAATAGTAGCCCATTTCAGCTTGAACTTTACGGTACAATTGGAACATTGCTAATTAATGAAGGCGATATTAGCGTTGCTAGTGAAAATGTAAATGATGGAAAGTTGACAAAACTAACGGAGGCTTTACCAGAGCTTGCATTGCCAATGGAACAATGGGTTGATGCGATTTTAAATGGATCTACCCCAACAATTACCAAAGAAGATGTAATTAATCTTTCTTTACTTAATGAAGCAGCATTTTTATCAAATGAAGAGGGACGTCGAGTTGAAGTAGATAAAGTTAAATAG
- a CDS encoding beta-galactosidase family protein: MSKLMVSGKDLYLNDEKIQLISGAIHYFRVVPEYWEDRLLKLKACGFNCVETYVPWNLHEPKEGEFNFEGLANIEEFIRIADRVGLHVIVRPSPYICAEWEFGGLPSWLLADSNMKFRTYYEPYLDKVDNYYDVLLKKLVPLLQTNGGPIIAMQIENEYGSFGNDKKYLNYIKDSLIKRGIDVLLFTSDGPTDLMLQGGSVEGVLATVNFGSRPKEAFDKLQSYFPNTPNIVMEYWNGWFDHWGEEHHERDPAETAQTFEEMLERGDSVNFYMFHGGTNFGFYNGANFDKVHQPTVTSYDYDCPISETGDITPKFHAVREAVSKHKDIGELVLPEPIPKIDYGKVEMTEVVGLFDALDMISESVQKANPETMEKLGQAYGFTLYRTFLEGPKDEAALTIQEVRDRALVFIDNEYKGVIDRWDNETISFAVPKEGVQIDLLVENMGRINYGPMMNDPKGITEGVRFERQFLFDWTMYPLPMDNLQNLSFSKLNNEVNKPTFYKGNFEVEEVGDTFVELPGWVKGFVVVNGFNLGRYWEIGPQETLYLPGPILKKGENEIIIFELHPSENKEINLIDTHKLG; the protein is encoded by the coding sequence TTGTCTAAATTAATGGTTTCAGGAAAAGATTTATATTTAAACGATGAAAAAATCCAACTTATCTCAGGTGCCATTCACTATTTTAGAGTTGTGCCAGAATATTGGGAGGATCGATTGTTAAAATTAAAAGCTTGTGGCTTTAATTGTGTTGAAACCTATGTTCCTTGGAATTTACATGAGCCAAAAGAAGGGGAATTCAATTTTGAAGGACTAGCAAATATTGAAGAATTCATACGAATTGCAGACCGAGTAGGGCTTCATGTGATTGTTCGTCCGAGTCCATACATATGCGCGGAGTGGGAGTTTGGTGGATTACCTTCATGGCTCCTGGCAGATAGCAATATGAAATTCAGAACCTATTATGAGCCATACTTAGATAAAGTAGATAATTATTACGATGTCTTATTAAAAAAATTAGTACCGCTTTTACAAACAAATGGCGGTCCGATCATTGCCATGCAAATTGAAAATGAATATGGCAGTTTTGGAAATGATAAAAAGTACTTGAATTATATTAAAGATTCCCTGATTAAAAGAGGAATTGATGTCTTATTATTTACTTCCGATGGACCTACAGACTTGATGCTTCAAGGGGGCTCAGTTGAAGGGGTATTGGCAACTGTTAACTTTGGTTCCCGACCAAAAGAAGCCTTTGATAAGTTGCAATCGTATTTTCCAAATACGCCTAATATCGTAATGGAATACTGGAATGGCTGGTTCGATCACTGGGGCGAAGAACATCATGAACGAGATCCTGCTGAAACTGCACAAACATTTGAAGAAATGCTTGAGCGCGGGGATTCAGTTAACTTTTACATGTTCCATGGTGGCACTAACTTTGGTTTTTATAATGGTGCAAATTTCGATAAAGTGCATCAACCGACTGTTACGAGTTACGACTATGACTGCCCGATTAGTGAAACGGGTGATATTACACCAAAATTTCATGCCGTACGTGAGGCCGTTTCTAAACATAAAGATATTGGCGAATTAGTTTTGCCTGAGCCAATTCCTAAAATCGATTACGGAAAAGTTGAAATGACAGAAGTTGTCGGGTTATTTGATGCATTAGATATGATTAGCGAATCCGTTCAAAAAGCGAATCCAGAAACAATGGAGAAACTCGGACAGGCGTATGGTTTTACACTTTATCGAACATTTTTGGAAGGTCCCAAGGATGAAGCTGCATTAACCATACAAGAGGTTCGTGACCGTGCACTTGTTTTTATAGATAATGAATATAAAGGTGTTATCGATCGCTGGGATAATGAGACAATCTCATTTGCAGTGCCAAAAGAAGGTGTGCAAATCGACTTGCTCGTTGAAAATATGGGACGCATAAATTATGGACCTATGATGAATGATCCAAAAGGGATTACTGAAGGTGTTAGGTTTGAACGTCAATTTCTATTTGATTGGACGATGTACCCATTGCCAATGGATAATCTTCAAAATCTGTCATTTAGTAAACTGAATAATGAAGTGAATAAACCTACTTTCTACAAAGGAAATTTTGAAGTGGAAGAAGTTGGGGATACGTTTGTAGAACTCCCTGGCTGGGTAAAAGGGTTCGTCGTCGTAAATGGCTTTAATCTTGGTCGTTACTGGGAAATTGGGCCACAAGAAACATTGTATTTACCAGGTCCAATTTTGAAAAAAGGTGAGAACGAAATCATTATTTTCGAATTGCATCCGTCTGAAAATAAAGAAATAAACCTTATCGACACACATAAATTGGGGTAA
- a CDS encoding carbohydrate ABC transporter permease, which translates to MKKLIMHICLIAGVIISIFPFYWLIVLATNDAGASYKFPPIWSLGNQFITNVQKVFTEVNFLGSLMNTVFVSTISTVLVVFLSSLAGFVFAKFDFPGKNKLFVFTIATMMIPAQLSLIPMFIMMQELGWIDSYKALIIPGLVSAFGIFWVKQYAEGAIHDDLLNAARIDGCGIFRMYWSVALPVLKPAIAFLAIFNFMGVWNDYLWPLIVLNDPSKYTLMVELANLKGLNQTDTAAVMTGTLLGTLPLIILFLIVSRQFISDIAAGAVKD; encoded by the coding sequence ATGAAAAAATTAATAATGCATATTTGTTTAATTGCAGGGGTTATCATATCAATCTTTCCGTTTTATTGGTTAATTGTATTAGCTACTAATGATGCGGGTGCAAGTTATAAATTTCCTCCTATTTGGTCATTAGGCAATCAATTTATAACAAACGTTCAAAAGGTATTCACAGAAGTTAATTTTCTTGGCTCCCTTATGAATACTGTCTTTGTATCGACCATTTCGACAGTATTAGTTGTGTTTTTAAGCTCATTGGCGGGTTTTGTTTTTGCTAAGTTTGACTTTCCGGGTAAAAACAAATTATTTGTGTTTACAATTGCTACAATGATGATACCTGCTCAACTTTCATTAATACCAATGTTTATCATGATGCAAGAACTCGGATGGATTGATAGTTATAAAGCTTTAATCATCCCAGGTCTGGTAAGTGCATTCGGTATATTTTGGGTAAAGCAATACGCAGAAGGTGCCATTCACGATGACTTACTGAATGCAGCTCGAATTGATGGATGCGGGATTTTTAGGATGTATTGGAGTGTAGCGTTACCTGTCTTAAAACCTGCCATTGCATTCCTAGCGATTTTCAACTTTATGGGTGTTTGGAATGATTATTTATGGCCATTAATCGTGCTGAATGATCCATCAAAATATACATTAATGGTAGAGTTGGCGAATTTAAAAGGATTAAATCAAACAGATACTGCTGCAGTAATGACGGGTACTTTATTAGGTACGCTGCCTTTAATTATCTTATTCCTTATCGTGAGTAGACAATTTATATCAGATATAGCGGCGGGTGCAGTGAAAGACTAA
- a CDS encoding sugar phosphate isomerase/epimerase, producing the protein MKLGVFSVLFSQKSFEEMLDHVQAAGLDAIEIGTGGYPGDAHCNVDELLASEDKRKEYLDKVHSRGLTISAFSCHGNPFSPNQQIAQDAHETFVKTVKLAQLLDVPVVNTFSGTPGSNEDSKQPNWPISPWPTEYTDIYNWQWEEKLIPYWKEQGKFAEDHGVKIGIELHGGFSVHTPYTMLKLREATSPAIGANLDPSHLWWQGIDPVAAIKILGKENAIHHFHAKDTYIDQENVNMHGLTDMQPYGDVQSRAWTFRSVGCGHSIQEWSDMMSALRTYGYDYVVSIEHEDPLMSVDEGFSRAVTNLKSVLIKDQPADMWWV; encoded by the coding sequence ATGAAGTTAGGTGTATTTTCAGTATTATTCTCACAAAAATCATTTGAAGAAATGCTTGACCATGTTCAAGCTGCAGGCTTAGATGCAATTGAAATCGGGACGGGCGGCTATCCGGGAGATGCTCATTGTAATGTTGATGAGCTTTTGGCGAGCGAAGATAAACGAAAAGAATACTTGGATAAAGTTCATTCACGCGGTTTAACAATAAGTGCGTTCAGCTGTCACGGTAATCCCTTTTCACCGAATCAACAAATTGCACAAGATGCTCATGAAACATTCGTTAAAACGGTGAAACTTGCACAACTATTGGACGTTCCAGTGGTAAATACTTTTTCAGGAACACCTGGATCAAACGAAGACTCTAAACAACCGAATTGGCCAATTTCTCCGTGGCCGACAGAGTACACGGATATTTACAACTGGCAATGGGAAGAGAAACTCATTCCGTACTGGAAAGAACAAGGGAAATTTGCGGAAGATCATGGCGTAAAAATCGGCATCGAACTTCACGGCGGATTTTCAGTTCACACGCCGTACACCATGTTGAAATTAAGAGAAGCGACTTCACCGGCAATTGGCGCGAATTTGGATCCAAGTCATCTGTGGTGGCAAGGGATTGACCCAGTCGCTGCAATCAAGATTTTAGGAAAAGAGAATGCCATTCACCATTTCCATGCAAAAGATACATACATCGATCAAGAAAACGTGAATATGCACGGGCTAACGGATATGCAACCTTATGGCGATGTGCAGTCTCGCGCATGGACATTCAGATCTGTAGGCTGCGGCCACAGCATTCAAGAATGGTCCGACATGATGAGCGCGCTTCGCACGTATGGATATGATTATGTCGTCAGTATCGAACATGAAGATCCGTTAATGTCAGTCGACGAAGGTTTTTCGCGTGCTGTGACAAACTTGAAATCTGTATTGATTAAAGACCAACCTGCTGATATGTGGTGGGTGTAA
- a CDS encoding Gfo/Idh/MocA family protein, with amino-acid sequence MKKTKAILIGAGDRGAKAYAPYAINYPHELEFVAVAELNPEKREAFAKQFSLSEGQCYATWEELLKEDIKADVAIICTLDRDHYEPTIKAIQKGYHVLLEKPMSPDPAECVSMVDVAKENKKLLTICHVLRYTPFWNTIKNIIDEGNIGEIVSIQLNENVEVMHMSHSFVRGNWNNSDVSSPMILQKSCHDMDILMYLMDQKCKQVSSFGSLMHFKESNAPVDGPLRCLDGCPIENECIFHAGHYYLGEGKGWAKKFTTDHTREGIIHALNTTPYGKCVYKSDNNVVDHQVVNLEFENGATATFSMCGFTREQTRIVQIMGTKGEIRGKMDENEISVFDFLTKSETIINLARQTSGHGGGDEAIVRDFLMEARNYRGEEGRHSSEISLESHLLAFCAESSRVQDGKVITIDSFVEGLR; translated from the coding sequence TTGAAAAAAACTAAAGCAATATTAATTGGTGCGGGCGACAGAGGAGCTAAAGCGTATGCTCCTTATGCGATTAATTATCCACATGAATTGGAATTTGTTGCAGTTGCAGAATTGAATCCTGAAAAAAGAGAGGCGTTCGCAAAACAATTTTCACTGTCAGAAGGCCAGTGTTATGCAACTTGGGAAGAGTTGTTAAAGGAAGATATAAAAGCAGATGTTGCTATTATATGCACATTGGATAGGGACCATTATGAACCAACAATTAAGGCGATTCAAAAAGGATATCATGTATTATTGGAGAAGCCGATGTCGCCAGATCCAGCGGAATGTGTCTCAATGGTTGATGTTGCAAAGGAAAATAAAAAATTGTTAACGATTTGCCATGTGCTTAGGTATACACCTTTTTGGAATACAATCAAAAATATTATCGATGAAGGAAATATTGGAGAAATTGTCTCGATTCAACTGAATGAAAATGTTGAAGTGATGCATATGTCACATAGCTTCGTTCGCGGAAATTGGAATAATAGTGATGTCTCGAGTCCAATGATTTTACAAAAATCATGCCACGACATGGATATCTTAATGTATTTAATGGATCAAAAATGCAAACAAGTGAGTTCATTCGGCTCGTTGATGCATTTTAAAGAGTCCAATGCGCCTGTTGACGGACCTTTGCGTTGTTTAGACGGATGTCCGATTGAAAATGAATGTATCTTTCATGCAGGACATTATTACTTGGGTGAGGGGAAAGGGTGGGCGAAAAAATTTACAACGGATCATACAAGAGAGGGAATTATTCACGCGTTAAATACAACCCCTTACGGAAAATGCGTCTATAAATCAGATAATAATGTTGTCGATCATCAAGTCGTCAATTTGGAATTTGAGAATGGTGCAACAGCAACTTTTAGTATGTGTGGATTCACGAGGGAGCAAACTCGCATCGTTCAAATTATGGGCACAAAAGGTGAAATCAGAGGAAAAATGGATGAAAACGAAATATCTGTTTTTGATTTTCTAACGAAAAGTGAAACAATCATTAACTTAGCACGACAAACAAGTGGTCACGGTGGTGGCGATGAAGCGATTGTTAGGGATTTCCTAATGGAAGCTCGAAATTATCGAGGCGAAGAAGGGCGGCATTCTTCTGAAATTTCATTGGAAAGTCATTTACTTGCTTTTTGTGCTGAATCTTCAAGAGTTCAAGATGGTAAAGTCATAACGATTGATAGTTTTGTAGAAGGATTACGTTAA
- a CDS encoding carbohydrate ABC transporter permease, whose translation MKKNKGAYLLISPFFLIFAIFGVFPILFSIYLALSSWDGIGTMEFVGLKNFKFLVSDTLFWKSIGNTFIIWFLSTVPMIILALIVAFLLNSAFLKFSGFYKTLYFLPNVTAIVAVAIVFSVIFAPNYGLINYMLNLIGFEAVDWHNNSIGVKVAISAMIIWRWTGYNAIIFLAGLQKISGDLYEAARIDGANSFEIFTKITIPLLKPVILFVVITSTIGGMQTFVEPQLLVGNSGGAGGGGLTIVLYLYQQAFVKNLFGYGSAIAIGLFIIIMLFSLINWKFIQRKD comes from the coding sequence ATGAAGAAAAACAAAGGAGCGTATCTCCTTATTTCACCATTTTTCTTGATCTTTGCGATTTTCGGTGTATTTCCAATTTTATTTTCAATCTATTTAGCATTATCAAGTTGGGATGGAATTGGAACAATGGAGTTTGTGGGTTTAAAAAACTTTAAATTCCTAGTCTCTGACACCTTGTTCTGGAAGTCGATCGGTAACACTTTTATCATTTGGTTTTTATCCACGGTACCTATGATAATACTTGCCTTAATTGTTGCATTTTTGTTGAACTCAGCATTTTTAAAGTTCAGTGGTTTTTATAAAACGCTGTACTTCCTTCCAAATGTCACTGCAATTGTAGCAGTAGCAATTGTATTTAGCGTAATATTCGCGCCTAACTATGGATTAATAAATTACATGCTAAATCTAATCGGATTTGAAGCCGTCGATTGGCATAACAATTCTATTGGTGTGAAAGTTGCTATTTCTGCGATGATTATTTGGAGATGGACAGGCTATAATGCAATTATATTCTTGGCAGGATTACAGAAGATATCCGGGGATTTATATGAGGCTGCTAGAATAGACGGTGCAAATTCGTTTGAAATATTTACTAAGATAACAATTCCATTGTTAAAACCTGTCATCCTATTTGTCGTCATAACATCCACGATTGGCGGAATGCAGACTTTTGTAGAACCACAGTTACTTGTAGGAAATTCCGGTGGGGCTGGTGGTGGAGGCTTGACTATAGTGCTTTATCTTTACCAACAGGCGTTTGTTAAAAATCTTTTCGGTTATGGATCTGCAATTGCAATAGGGCTATTTATTATCATCATGCTTTTCTCTTTGATTAACTGGAAATTTATTCAAAGAAAAGATTGA
- a CDS encoding YesL family protein — protein sequence MSRFLAVNLLWIFFNIPIWYFIISLVLAENQNQLIGLIIILVVLVPLLFFPATTSMFAIIRKWIMNEREVPIIKYYWKFYKENYVKSMLGGFIIIGIWIIFIIDYYYFKTYLNSMFLYLFIVLFILLLTFTMYFISTIVHFEAKLLYSLKNAFLITIIRPISSLGIGILNVLSIYVSVYHITFLIPTFLGTIIAYVSFSGFFKVYVTLEAKREKDNMKNLK from the coding sequence ATGTCTCGGTTTTTGGCTGTGAATCTATTGTGGATATTTTTCAATATCCCGATTTGGTATTTTATCATTAGTTTAGTATTAGCTGAAAACCAAAATCAACTTATTGGACTAATAATTATACTAGTAGTTTTAGTGCCATTGCTATTTTTTCCTGCAACAACGAGTATGTTTGCTATAATTCGGAAATGGATAATGAATGAACGAGAAGTTCCTATTATTAAATATTATTGGAAGTTTTATAAGGAGAATTATGTTAAAAGTATGCTAGGCGGGTTCATAATAATCGGCATCTGGATAATATTTATCATTGATTACTATTATTTTAAAACCTACTTAAATAGTATGTTTTTATATTTGTTTATAGTTTTATTTATACTTTTACTGACTTTTACCATGTACTTTATCTCGACAATTGTCCATTTTGAAGCAAAGTTACTATACTCGCTAAAAAATGCATTTCTTATTACCATTATAAGACCGATTTCAAGTTTGGGAATCGGAATACTGAATGTACTCAGTATTTATGTTAGTGTTTATCATATAACTTTTTTAATCCCAACTTTTTTAGGAACAATAATTGCCTATGTATCATTTTCTGGATTTTTTAAAGTGTATGTAACTCTTGAAGCGAAACGAGAAAAAGATAACATGAAAAATCTAAAATAA
- a CDS encoding ABC transporter substrate-binding protein, with protein MKKITGFLLSVLLLAIISACGNSGDKAEADNEITLWYWNRGLDESVLEKVKEEFPDIKFNAQKLPPGSEYKTKLSSLLATKNTKDAPDLVLMNIWVSEYLPHADKFLNLYDHGGEEIEKLYPAWKTSQAITGDGEHMIAVPVDTSPTGFFYREDVFSKAGIADSPEELAEKTSTWEGYVDVLTTLKEETGAYAIPSLNSMFSGYINKLDQRFFDENDEFIGDQDHIKDVWDKAIELDEKGLILGNIADQSQEWNAAINNDEIVGYDGPVWAKDILIDTTPGTSGKWKVARSPISDGNDGGSFLAVLSSTKNPEVSAEIAKFINTTENQITSYNNLSLFPAELDALESDKLNNEEEFFGGQNTTEIFVESAKNVKEAHRGPKESIVFSAFSDELDLVKVKKKDPEKAWKDAIEKIKRDIDL; from the coding sequence ATGAAAAAAATCACAGGCTTTTTATTAAGTGTATTATTGCTAGCAATCATTTCAGCATGTGGAAACAGTGGAGACAAAGCAGAAGCAGATAATGAAATTACATTATGGTATTGGAATAGAGGATTAGATGAAAGTGTATTAGAAAAGGTGAAAGAAGAGTTCCCTGATATTAAGTTTAATGCACAAAAATTACCACCGGGTTCTGAATATAAAACAAAATTGAGTTCGCTATTAGCAACCAAAAACACTAAAGATGCACCAGATCTAGTATTAATGAACATTTGGGTTTCTGAGTATTTACCGCATGCGGACAAGTTTTTAAACTTATATGATCATGGCGGCGAAGAAATTGAAAAGTTATATCCTGCTTGGAAAACAAGTCAGGCAATCACGGGTGACGGCGAGCATATGATAGCTGTTCCAGTGGATACATCTCCGACAGGATTCTTTTACCGAGAGGATGTCTTTTCAAAGGCCGGCATAGCCGACTCTCCTGAAGAATTAGCGGAGAAGACGAGCACCTGGGAGGGCTATGTTGATGTACTCACAACGTTAAAAGAAGAAACAGGTGCTTATGCGATACCTTCACTTAATAGTATGTTTTCTGGATACATCAATAAACTAGATCAACGATTCTTCGATGAAAATGATGAATTTATAGGTGACCAGGATCATATTAAAGATGTTTGGGATAAAGCAATTGAATTAGATGAAAAGGGTCTTATCCTAGGGAATATTGCTGATCAATCGCAGGAGTGGAATGCAGCTATTAATAATGATGAAATTGTCGGGTATGATGGTCCGGTTTGGGCAAAAGATATTTTAATAGACACAACACCAGGTACATCTGGAAAATGGAAAGTTGCCCGTTCACCAATTAGTGATGGAAATGACGGTGGATCTTTCCTAGCAGTATTAAGTTCCACTAAGAATCCAGAAGTTAGTGCGGAAATTGCTAAATTCATCAATACAACGGAAAACCAAATTACTTCTTATAATAATTTAAGTTTATTCCCAGCAGAGTTGGATGCGTTGGAAAGCGATAAACTAAACAACGAGGAAGAATTCTTTGGTGGTCAAAATACAACGGAAATCTTTGTTGAATCTGCTAAAAATGTTAAAGAAGCACACAGAGGTCCGAAAGAGTCGATTGTATTTTCAGCTTTCAGTGATGAATTGGATTTGGTGAAAGTGAAGAAGAAAGATCCAGAAAAAGCATGGAAAGATGCTATTGAAAAAATTAAGAGAGATATCGATCTATAA
- a CDS encoding Gfo/Idh/MocA family protein, with product MNVLRVGIIGAGAIAGDVHIPNYLSCGNKVEVVAVADVVIERAQELANKFAIPHAFGSYEEMLADVKLDAVSVCVPNKFHAEATIAALEAGCHVLCEKPPAMTVEEAELMVQTAQKSGKFLTFGFHFRYRPEVEIAKSFIDADEMGEIYSARVHAIRRRGIPGWGVFTNKELQGGGPLIDIGVHMLDTALYLMGYPEPETVLGKTHQRLGNKKGVGLFGEWDYENYTVEDMAVGMVTFKNGATLTLEASFAANVEKDETMQVSLMGDKGGADIFPLKIYQEKHNTLVDITPVYLPEVVGHEREIQQFVEHCLAGVQPLSTPEQGLIIQKIVNAIYESAETGKAIQF from the coding sequence ATGAATGTATTAAGAGTAGGCATTATTGGGGCGGGGGCAATCGCAGGAGATGTCCATATTCCGAATTATTTATCCTGTGGAAACAAAGTAGAGGTTGTGGCGGTAGCGGATGTGGTCATTGAACGTGCTCAGGAATTGGCAAATAAATTTGCGATACCCCATGCATTTGGTTCATATGAAGAAATGCTCGCGGATGTTAAATTAGACGCAGTCAGTGTTTGCGTGCCGAATAAATTTCATGCAGAAGCAACAATCGCGGCGCTTGAAGCGGGTTGTCATGTGTTATGCGAAAAACCGCCAGCGATGACCGTCGAAGAAGCGGAATTAATGGTGCAAACCGCTCAAAAATCAGGAAAGTTCTTAACATTTGGTTTTCATTTCCGTTATCGACCAGAAGTTGAAATTGCAAAATCATTCATCGATGCCGATGAAATGGGCGAAATTTATTCCGCCCGCGTGCATGCGATTCGAAGAAGAGGCATTCCAGGTTGGGGCGTCTTCACGAATAAAGAATTACAGGGTGGCGGTCCTTTAATCGATATAGGCGTGCATATGTTAGATACCGCGTTATATCTGATGGGGTATCCAGAGCCGGAAACTGTCCTCGGAAAAACACATCAGCGACTAGGCAATAAAAAAGGGGTCGGCTTGTTCGGCGAGTGGGATTATGAAAATTACACTGTCGAAGACATGGCTGTCGGCATGGTGACATTCAAAAATGGCGCCACATTGACATTGGAAGCTTCATTCGCTGCAAACGTCGAAAAGGACGAAACGATGCAAGTCTCATTGATGGGCGATAAAGGCGGAGCAGATATATTCCCGCTTAAAATATATCAAGAAAAACATAATACGTTAGTCGATATCACGCCGGTCTATCTACCTGAAGTGGTAGGCCACGAACGCGAGATTCAACAGTTTGTCGAACACTGTTTAGCAGGCGTGCAACCTTTGAGCACACCTGAACAAGGTTTGATCATACAAAAAATCGTCAATGCGATTTATGAATCGGCGGAAACTGGGAAAGCGATACAATTTTAA